The Pygocentrus nattereri isolate fPygNat1 chromosome 17, fPygNat1.pri, whole genome shotgun sequence genome window below encodes:
- the LOC108435272 gene encoding zona pellucida-like domain-containing protein 1 has translation MELTSILLLLTNGIPLAFTQFNGYNCDPNFHSRFPGERDISVYCGVQTITLKINFCPVLYSGYTDADLALNGRHADVHCRGFINNNTFPTAVLFSISLSTLEACGNTLVVSAAQGYNAYGNMSLVQIGNVSGYIDTPDPPTIISYLPGLLYKFSCSYPLEYLVNNSQLASSSAAISVKDNNGTFVSTLSLILYNDSSFTQQLSIPMAGLPLKTRVFAAVRATNLDRRWNILMDYCYTTPSGNPKDEIRYDLFFGCHKDPQTTVFENGKSQMGRFAFEVFRFVKHKNQKMSTVFLHCVTKLCRVDDCAMLMPICARRRKREESPAPPPGDAVITAGPIITRGDETPTNNSQLASDHSLQLDTVTSALVSGVVVLGVMSLGFFILSLRLLRRSSPSTLTVVRNPSFK, from the exons GTGAGCGGGACATCAGTGTGTACTGCGGAGTGCAGACCATCACCCTGAAGATTAACTTCTGCCCTGTGCTCTATTCCGGTTACACGGACGCTGACTTGGCCCTGAACGGTCGCCACGCAGACGTCCACTGCCGAGGTTTCATCAACAACAACACCTTCCCCACGGCGGTGCTGTTCAGCATCAGCCTCAGCACGCTGGAGGCCTGTGGAAACACACTGGTG GTTTCTGCAGCTCAGGGCTACAATGCTTATGGAAATATGTCCCTAGTGCAGATAGGAAATGTATCAGGCTACATTGACACCCCAGACCCTCCAACCATCATTAGCTACCTGCCTGGCCTGCTGTATAAATTCAGCTGCAGTTATCCTCTGGAGTATCTGGTCAACAACTCTCAGCTGGCTTC atcTTCAGCTGCTATATCAGTAAAAGACAACAATGGCACGTTTGTGAGCACCTTGAGCTTGATTCTGTACAAT GACTCGTCCTTCACTCAACAGCTGTCCATCCCCATGGCTGGTCTACCACTGAAGACCAGAGTGTTTGCCGCAGTGAGGGCTACTAACCTAGACAGGAG GTGGAATATCCTGATGGATTACTGTTACACCACTCCCTCTGGGAATCCCAAAGATGAGATACGCTATGACCTTTTCTTCGG ATGTCACAAAGACCCGCAGACGACCGTTTTCGAGAATGGGAAGAGTCAGATGGGACGCTTTGCATTTGAGGTTTTCCGCTTTGTGAAGCATAAAAACCAGAAAATGTCCACTGTCTTCCTGCACTGTGTCACAAAGCTGTGCCGGGTCGATGACTGTGCCATGTTGATGCCG ATCTGTGCTAGAAGAAGGAAACGGGAGGAGAGTCCAGCTCCACCTCCTGGAGATGCAGTCATAACTGCAGGCCCCATAATCACCAGGGGTG ATGAAACTCCTACCAACAACTCCCAGCTTG CAAGTGATCATTCCCTACAGCTGGACACTGTGACTAGTGCTCTGGTCTCAGGGGTGGTGGTGCTGGGGGTCATGAGCCTGGGCTTCTTTATCCTCTCTCTCAGGCTGCTCCGGAGGTCCAGTCCCTCGACCCTGACCGTAGTCCGCAACCCCAGTTTCAAATGA
- the si:ch211-229d2.5 gene encoding zona pellucida-like domain-containing protein 1, translated as MGFFILFTLGVLVPGFQALTLTECGAYARRPAYTDIAVSCGTQSIELAILACPVVYTGYNESLLVLNQIADIPGCRGQLNTSVTPPVVRFAFSLRQADSCGSVFVTTSAAGTGIFSDFSNVQTVNISGVVRSFDPTVGTVTYNAELKYFYSCAYPLEYLINNTVVDVSSSSIAVKDSNGTFISTLSMQLFKDGNYTVPLIIPPLGIELRTTIFVQVIAANLTAQYNVLLDRCYASVSPQPTDSTFFNLFVPCDKDRFTIVIENGDTQRARFSFPAFRFTEQQNQTVSTYYLHCITRLCERATCSQFKQCSRRRREADTTVIKDGISALITSVPIVTQADNHCTVCAAVTAQAKGGNSAPVGLGIAVAVLVLVIAAVALMAVSFYRKLSRLH; from the exons ATGGGTTTCTTCATCCTTTTCACACTTGGAGTGCTTGTTCCGGGCTTCCAGGCCCTCACTCTTACTGAATGTGGGGCCTACGCCAGACGTCCAG CGTACACAGACATAGCCGTGTCGTGTGGGACTCAGTCCATTGAGCTGGCCATCCTGGCTTGCCCGGTCGTTTACACTGGATACAACGAGAGCTTGCTGGTCTTGAACCAAATCGCGGATATTCCGGGCTGTCGAGGGCAGCTGAACACCTCGGTCACTCCTCCGGTCGTCCGCTTCGCTTTCTCACTCAGGCAGGCGGACTCGTGTGGCAGCGTCTTCGTG accACTAGTGCTGCGGGCACCGGAATCTTCTCAGACTTCTCCAACGTCCAGACGGTGAACATCAGCGGTGTGGTTCGCTCCTTCGACCCCACAGTGGGAACCGTGACTTACAACGCTGAGCTGAAGTATTTCTACTCGTGTGCTTACCCGCTAGAATACCTCATCAACAACACTGTCGTTGATGT GTCGTCCTCCTCCATTGCAGTGAAGGACAGCAATGGTACGTTCATCAGCACTCTGAGCATGCAGCTCTTCAAG GATGGGAACTACACCGTGCCGCTGATAATCCCACCTCTGGGTATTGAGTTGAGGACCACTATATTTGTTCAAGTCATTGCGGCGAACCTGACAGCgca ATACAACGTGCTGCTGGACAGATGTTATGCCTCAGTCTCCCCTCAGCCCACCGACTCTaccttttttaatctttttgtcCC GTGTGATAAGGACCGGTTCACCATCGTGATTGAGAATGGAGACACACAGCGAGCCCGCTTCAGTTTCCCGGCGTTCCGCTTCACCGAACAGCAGAACCAGACTGTCTCCACCTACTACCTTCACTGCATCACCAGGCTTTGTGAGCGTGCCACCTGTAGCCAGTTTAAG CAATgcagcagaaggagaagagaggcTGATACAACAGTGATAAAGGATGGCATCTCTGCGCTCATCACCTCTGTGCCCATTGTGACGCAAGCAGACAA TCACTGCACTGTGTGTGCTGCAGTGACAGCGCAGGCCAAAGGTGGAAACAGTGCCCCTGTCGGGCTCGGCATTGCTGTGGCTGTCCTGGTCCTCGTGATCGCTGCTGTTGCCCTGATGGCCGTGTCCTTCTATCGCAAACTCAGTAGACTGCACTGA